A stretch of DNA from Chionomys nivalis chromosome 14, mChiNiv1.1, whole genome shotgun sequence:
GAAAGGCTTTTGTTGATTTATTTCCAGGATAGTCATTGAAGACCAGCAACTTAGAAGACAGTACCAACAGCTTTGAGATTTTTCCCTTTCTGTCATCATTCTGTCCCTCACCACTGCCCCACCTTTGTTAATATTGTACACATCAGGTGGCAGTTACCCTTCTACTCTGTCTTTCTTTGCTATTGCCAGTGTGTTTTTGACTCTGTAAAGATTGCTAAAGTATGAGAACTATACTTCAACCTATCCCTTTGATAAGTTGAGCTTATCTAAGCCTAACTGGAACTAGAGTtgaagggtttttttcttttttcttaggtTTGCTCTTTGATAGACAGTGAATGTGGAGGATAgtgaacagaaaaaggggaaatgatggaggaaggtcattggttaattaaaaaagaaacttcttggccctcataggttagaacataggtgggtgtagtaaacagaacagaatgctgggaggaagaggaagtgagctcagacgccatgttcccctctcccaggcagacgccatgaagcaagccgccaggtcagacatgctgaatctttcccggtaagactggtgctacacagattactaaaaatgggttaggcaaaatatgagaattagcccataagaggctagagctagtgggccaagcagtgtttaaaagaaaaaaaaaaaaaagaaaatctgtctccttgtaaaatctttctttctatcaGGAAGTTATTGTCCCCTGATCACAACATTTGACTCAGAGGAAACTGGCGTATTGATAGCAATATTTTCCCAAGCATGACCCAGAAGTAGATGTCTTCAGAGGTTCTTAattcctttacttcctgcctagcATCTCCTTCTGGTATCTCAGCAAAGATAGTGAATATCCACTCACACATATATGGGCCAAATGGATTCTACCAAGAATAATTTTTGCCTTGAATTGGGAGAAAGGATGTATGTTTAGTCATTAAAAATTACCCCCAAATTCatgtttaaaaaattcaattGTAATTCTATTGATATCAGAATCAACTGATTTCCTTCATGATGGGTGCAATAACTGTTTagcaatattttcatttattaaaaaagctaaaaaataaatgaaaacattgtcAAACATTACTCAATATTAAAAATTGTAATGGAGCCTGTGAGAATGTAAGCGTCTCATTAGAAGGTGTTTATGATATATGTACCTGGGAAATTGACGGTGGCAGAATAGTATGactctttaaaacataaaacagattGGGACTGAGAGATGCCTCACTgatactttctgctcttgcagacccatattcaattcccagcatccacatggcagctcacagctgtctctaactccagtacCAAGGGGTCTGATTTCCTCTTTTGGCCTTTAAGTGTAACAAGcactttcatacatatatacatacatgcagtccAAGCACTCatacatggaaaaataaaaacaaataaatattttttttttaaatcagagtgactgtcaatgaCAATAAGAGACTAGGAAACTTGGTTCCTGAAATCTAAGTCAGTGTTCTCATCATGGTATTAAGCTTAATTTTATGTAAGTTCAGCTAGATCTCCATGGTCAGAAATGAGAGAGCTAAGATCCTTatgcctctgtttccttcctcATAACCTGGGAATAAAAGTGCCACAGGGATTAAGATATGGAAATGAGTTCAACTTCAGGGTGGTTGAACTTCTAGCAATAGTAGTTACATTTGTCAGGATGGTGGGAATAATGCAGTGGATATAAAATATCACAAAGCAATAACTATAAACTGCCATGAGAGACCAGGAAGTGGGAAAAAACATTACTGAGATCCAATCAGGTACCCCATGTATCCTTCCAAGATTTAGAAGCTAGGCCAATAAAAATCTCTGGGGTTAATTACAGAATAATCAGTGAGACAAAGCCAAGTCCATGCAAGAAAAATGATGGGGTGGGCATTTGCCTCAAAACACAGGAGAGCTCACCTCGTAAATATGATACCTTAGACCAAATCCCCAGCACTGGTGTTAGGGGGTTAGGGGATGCAGCGACAGCACGGTTGCTGGGGTTCCCTGGTCAGCCTAGATGTAAAGGATAAAGGATGAAGCTGTGGGGAAGAAACTAATAGAATATGGCACCGGAGGTTCAACTCTGAACTCTATGTGGGCATTcatgtccatgtgtgtctgtgtgtgtgtatgtgtgtgcgtgcgtgtgtgtgtgtgtgagagagagagagagaagagagagagagagagagagagagagagagagagtgagagagagagagaagagagagaggagtataaaCATTTATGAAGTtccttgaataataaaaactaagaatGTTATTAAGATGTGGCTGGGTCAGTCCCATATTGATAACCCTTGCACTCAAGAGCTGATGCAGCAGGATAAGAAGCACAAGACCAGCCTTTGCTATATAGTGTGAGGCCAGGCTGTGTTGtaggagacccagtctcaaaaaacaagcatcaggctgggcagtgttggcgcacatctttaatcccagcactcagaatgcagaagcaggctgatttgtgagttcaaggccagcatggtctacagagtgagttccagggcaggcaccaaagctacaaaaagaaaccctgtcttgaaaaacaaaaccaaacaaacaaacatcaaaaggACTTGGCTATGTCAAGGACATGTCAAATGTCAGACCAAACAACTTCGGCTTGACATCTCTCttttccttacacacacacaaaaaaaaaacttttatacaGGACGTGAAAATCAGCAGGTACCTTCCTGACATCCTCATTCCAGCAAGTTTCATCAGCATCAATTGAAACAGTTCTCCTAATGGTTGTCATCAACTCTGTTCGTGTATATAATCAGTCCTTTCATTAGCGGGGACTCAGTCATGTCATATTTGAGTTCCCAATGTACTCCAAGAGGTAAGAAAGGGGAAGAGATTTGCACAAGGCTAGACAATGGAAGCGTTCTAAACATGACACAGCTTGAACACGAGAGTATCCGGGTTGTTCCAGTCAAAGCCTGTACCATCCTCCAAAATAAACAATGTCTGTTACTCTGTCCAGACACTGAGCATAAGAAGCCTGAATACATTATCCATTGCTCCAACCCGCGGAAAGAGGATGCTTTTATTACCAGCCAGTAACTGTAATTCCAGAACAAATATCTTTGTGCAATACTTAAGTACACATTCAAAGTCTAttctctaaccaaacaaatgtaGTTTGACCTGTGAGGAAATAGTGCCACCCCACAGGTAAAATAGTAGATTTAATCTTGAAACCAGGTCTGCCTTGACTTCTGCATAGGCTTTCTTCACTGTCTTCAACATGTCTTTCTTCACTTTCTCCAATCCCCATTTCTAACCAGAACCATGTCCCACAATGTACCATTCAGAATCACAAGATGATTTGGAATTCACACTGCAGTGAAATGTTTCCCAAGGACAGGTGAGGACTACTGAATTATGAGTCAGAATAGAATCAAAATACAAAGTcgtaaaactgatttttctttcttcttgatgtTGCTCATCAATCCATCATAACAtgacttttttcctttggatTCAGAGTCAAAGAGCATCAAAATCACTGTCCAGGTCCTAGAATCAGCCAGCCTCAATCGAATGCTGTAACTGCAGCTGTTGTCACTTAAAGGATGCCTACGACAAGATGGCAAACAATTCCCTCTCCTACTTCGAGACCTTTCTTTACTTTGTtggaacaaaagaaataatcCTTTTTCGAAATATAAACTCTCCTCAATAGTGGCTGTTGAAACTTTCTTGCCAGCAATATGGCTACTACAGAGTTGATGTCACGAGATGAATAGCAAGAATTTTACCGATTCGATGAATACTGCATGGTGACCGAAAACATATCTGTGTCCCAAATATGCAAATGAGAGTTTACAGatagaagaaaacaatatttttatcatatcaaGACTTGAATGAATAAACTGTTAAATGGACCAAGAATGAAATACCATATGGAAAAGACTGAAAACACAGGAATGAGCAAGACAGAAACTCTGATCTTTGAAAAAATcagaatatttatattataccaaatgtgtattttcataaaatattatttaataccCAATATTTTGCAGGTACTTTGCCAGTTGCTAAACCAAAACAAGTATATTTATTccctaaaagttaaaaaaatcttttctagcAGTCTTATGAGGAGAtacagatttcattttttaaattgctatgtatgtgaggttttctttttctttctttttttttgttttttgtttttgttttttgcctgcatgcatgtgtgtacaccacaTTCATACCTGAGGCATGCAAGCCCAGAAGAAGGCTTCAGAGtcactagaactggagttactgataaTTATGAGGAGCAATGTGGCTTCTGAGAATTtaatctgggtcctttggaagaccGGCAAGTACTCTTAAATTCTTcaattcatctctccagccaatagaattaaaattattttaagtgatATGAGGAATGTCATTAAATATATAACTGGAGTGTTGAACGTAAATGAAGGGTGACATAAGGAAGACTcatgagaaaatatttaacaCATCTTAAAGTTTGAATGAAGGTGTTATATTTGACTATTCTTATCTAGGAAAAACAAGGAAATGACCAACATGGCTGAGGGATTAAGAAGGATGCCACCTAGAGATAAAGCAAGAGAAGTAGAAAGAAGTCTACATCCATCCCAGAGATCTCAAAGAATGAACGACTGGAGAGAATTAGGACCATAGCTGCATTCCGTAGAGACTGTTACATGTGAAGAGCTCTGGAgaaagaggacactgggaaggcaCCTAGTGGAACTGGTGCAAGTGGATGACATGCTGTCGTCTAAGGAGCAATCTTAAACATGACTAAACGTTGggcatgagagacagagaaagaaagagagagagagagaaacagagagagagagagagagagagagagaaacagagagagagagaaacagagagagagagagaaacagagagagagagagaaacagagagagagagagagaaacagagagggggggagggagagagagaaacaaagagagagacaaggagagagacagagagagataatgGTGAGATAAAATTGCAGATGTTGGTAATTGGTAAAGAACCATCAAGATTAATAGTAAGGTTTTGGTTAGAGcaattactttgaaataaaaagaaatagggatgagaatgaagaaaaatatttaagggTGCTAAGTGATTAAAATGTAGCACAGGGCATGCCATATTTGAAATGTCTATAGGATGTCCTGAGGGAGATATCAAATTTCATATCCCCAAATTTTCTCATTCATGAAAACCAATACCTTCACAATGTCCTGCATGCCCCTTCATGACTCAGGCCCTTACTGTTTCCTTCACATCCCACCCCACTGTCCTCTCTCACTTCCCTCAAAATGAACTGTCATGCTCAGAACCTAGCCCTGACCATTTTCCCTGCCTGGGATGGATACTCATAGACTTGCCCATAGTTAACTCCTTGCTTCCTACTGTTTGTTTGCCACCTATTCATCAATGCCTATTCTCACCACTTTCTCATAAATAGCCTTACCTTTCATGAACGTCTCTCTAATCCTTTCCATATATTTATCATAATCTGATTTTTATAACCTTTTATTTTTGCCTATTTTATATCTCCCTCAACTAAAACATATGGAAGCTCCATGAAACATAGAGTTCCACATCTTTTTTATCCACTGGTATGTCTCAAAAGACGGGTAGTGTTTAATGGTTCTGAAGACTTGGAGAATGTTTAGCATCTGAACGGTTATGCTACTGGTTAATTGAAACATTAGTCAGTCACCATTTGGGAATGTTGACATAAGTCAGGTACTGAGGTCAGACAAATGACTTAATTATTTTGTAACAATAGCTAAAgtataaatatttgtattaaaCTCCAATTTCCTAAAGATGATGTAAGCAGAACCATATGACATCTATGCAGAAAGTGTCCAGGGCTGTGAGAAAAGGACaccaaacttgtttttttttttttttaaataaaagtccaGCTCATTTTAAGAGAGCAGTAACCCCACATTAGTGCTGCTCTAAAATATGTTCTTTATTATTCTAGACAGAAGAAAACTTACCCTTTGTGGCAAAGGGAGACATTACTTCATTTGTCAAGACTGCTTGCTGTACAAACACCCTGGAAAAGATAGTCTGAAGCAAAGTGATGAGTATCTCTACTCATGAGACAGGCagaaacatggaagaaaataCAGACATAACACCCTGCATGGCGGACGCTCAGTACATAGCAGATAATGCAGGATCAATCCTGTGAGTTAGTTATTACTATGATATCAATTTTCAAATGCATAAATCGAAGCAATCAGAAAGTGAACCAATTATCTAAATGCCTGCAACTACTCTAGTAAGCACTCAAAGCCCCAGGACAGGGAACTGGGACATAGAACAGAGACAGTgatgaagagagagacagaggtagaggtagagacagagacggagagacCAAactggagacagagagacaggggacTGAGCCCTCTTTATCTTTTACCCCACACTGCCAGCAGTCTATCAAGTCTTAATGGATGTACAGTGATGGAgaaatggggaaaacaaaacacaggaatggaagaaaggaaagaaaggaaagtgtcTTTGAGCCTATCCATTCAGAGGAGACAGGACCTTTGATTTCACCTACAGATAAGAAAACCAGGGCTCGGGAAAGGGGGGAGGATTTCTCAAAACCTAAGAGAATGTCAGGAATCAAGCTAACTAGCTTTTCCTGGCAGAATTTTAAGTCTAGCCTTTCCTGCCCCGTTTCTGACTCAGATAACATTTCCCCAGCTTAGAGGCCTCACATAGTCAATCAGTAACCAAGGATAacagcagagtgggtggagcctGTGTTACCATCTGTCTATAAGACCTGTCTCAGTTTCTGAAGAAAAGCACAGCACAGAGTTCTCCGGGCCTTTGCACCTGCTTCTGCAACCATGAAGGTGGCGATTATCTTTCTTAGTGCCTTGGTCCTGCTCAGTTTAGCAGGTAGGTGTGTTTGCATATTCTTCCAAAATTAGTAAAGAATTTTCATCTGTGGCTTTAATGAGTATATCTCCTGGAAATTTAGGTAGTCTGGTGTTAGCTCACTAGTGTCAATGAGTTGAAATAAAATCAATGGAGTCAATATGAAAAAGAAGCATTTCTAGTGTCAATTACGGAAAGAAGCCATTTTTAACATAAATGAGGAGAGGATCTCTGGGAAGACGTGCCCAGAGATAGTCCATGGCCTGATCGAAAGACAAGGCTGCTACTTTGTTAGGGatgtggaagagaagaaggggttTCCATCTAAAACACTCTTCTAACTCTGTAAGTGGCTACTAGGCTCTGTAAGGCCAATTTACAAAATTGAAATTCTCATGAACTTgcataaaatggaaaacaacaaCTGCCGGTTACTTTGCATAAAAGTCATAGTTTGAATGATTAAAAGTTTTATGTTTGGTCTGTAGGcagttaagaaagaaaatatcctgTTTGAACAGATGAAGGAATCCTCATAGTCACCATGAGAATGTTGGGAAATGATCCTGGTTGAGATGGGTTTCGGTTTTGTAACTGGCATTGTTGAATACTTTCACCTTCCTGCTGATCAGACAGAGCTTTCGACTAGAACCACGTCTGTGTTTAGCTAAGAAAGGGAAGACCACTGCTTACTGttttagataaatatttatggaagaAAAGAGTCCTTTGTTGCACCTCAAGCCTAATAATTAATACAACTAGATGCCTGTAATGAGCCCCTGCTCATCAATGTCTAGGCTCATTTACATTCTGGATCTAAAGGGACCCCAGCAGCCTCATCTTCTCTGATGAATCCCAGAGATCTTTTTCATTCCCTTAGAGATCATTGGCTGACAATTAAGTTTGGGGAACATTTCTCCTGTGGGGGCTGTCAGATTAGATTCCTTTCTCTGGAATGCAAGTCTACATTCACATCTGCTTTTGTAAAAATAACTTTTGGAGAATATAACTATATCATtatccccttccctttcctactTCCAAACCGTCCTGTATACCTCCTCGCCCTCTTTCCAATTCAGTTTACTttcattattgttacatatatgtataagcaTCATATGCCTTGATGTCAGAAGGACTTGCCTTCTGAAGAATGGAGTCTTCTGCACGATGTGAATACATAGTAGACAATTTGGACCTTGAGTCAGTCAGTGTAAGGCACCTGTGGGAAAAAGCTCTTTGAGAACTAATGCTGAGCTGGCAGAAGAGCCCCATTTCCAACACTATTTACAAAAGGAATTTAATTACAACCCAAGACCTGATGCCTATTTCCCATCCTGCCATCCATGCCCAGAGGTGCGGATATTTATAACTCACTGACTGAGAAGAAGGCTCTAGTGGACGCAGAGAGAACACTGATGGGCATCCAGAGAGTGACGGAATGATTAGCACAAAAACACTTCAAACTCTGAGTACAGAATTTCTATTCTCAAGCAAGTggatcaattttttttaaatgctccaTAACAGTCAAAATCTTACTTAATTCTAAGCAAGATCTTAGCAAGCAGAGAGTGGAGAAAATCGATCCAGTGTCCTTGAAAGTCTGTGGAAGTAAAGAGATGGGCAGTgaatggtggaagcagagaagtcactagaaaactgtattctttggtaaataagaatagaatagctctggcttctttatcTGGGATCCAAGTTGACATGTTTGTATTTTCTAGGTAACACTACAGCTAACTTAGTGGGAAAACAGGTAAAgagaattttataatttcttataatttataGTTTCTTAATTGTCTAATTTCCTATACAAGCTGTTAGAGAGGTGAAAGAAGGGTCCCCAAGTATTGATCCATGAAGAATGAATGTCAGCAAAACAGAGCTGGTGGTCGATGTCctgaaaagaggaggtgatgttgTAGCACCCAGGAGCTGGAATCCAGGGTCCAGGAATCACCAGATGATATGACTTTAACTCGATTCATCACTACGTGGCTCTTCCCTTGAGGGAGAGTGAATAACAACTTTACAAGACAGTTATGGGGTAGATCAATGAATGGATAATTGATGGTTTCGATTAAGGGGTGGGACTTTCCCAATAGAATAATGCGTTTACGGAAGGGCAGTGCACTATGAAAATAGTCTCATGCTAATCGGCAAGGAAGACTATCCTGCTAGCAGCTGGCCCTACGGAAGTCAGCACACCAGGAACCGGGGGCTTGAGTGTTGTCTGCCTTCTCATATCAAACCTCCCCACAACACCATGACCCAAGTTGGGAACTGACATTATCCTAATTTGTCAATGAAGTGACTGAGATCAAGGGAGGAGTTAGTGGACCCGTGATGGCATATAATGAGGAAATGGCCATAACTTGAGTTTAAGTCAGGTTTTCGTATTCCAGGGCAgatttctttcattgttgttattattgttttcttgtaAAACATTCAGCATCATGATCCTAAttgaaaaaagacattttttaaaaaaatgtaatattttattatgagaTCAAACAtttagaaatgataaaaaaaaatgactgttcTTAATTCTGTTTAGGCCAATTGCAATGGTGCAACTATGGGATGTCCCAGGAATTATGACCCTGTGTGTGGGGCGGATGGAGTTACTTACGCCAATGAATGCAGTCTGTGCTTTGAAAACAGGTGAGGATAAAATCTAGTTTATAAGTATTTATCTTAACTTTCTTACCGTTAGAATTTTACAAATGTTATTATCCTCTTGAAGcctaggtaaataaataaatctttcttttcatAAATTTGGTATAATATGCTTTCAAAATTGATAGGATGATAAAAGCTCTAATTTTCTTAGCAATACAGCTAATAGTCTAGATTTTCAAAATGcctaaacatacaaaatatttttgatcTGAAAAAATAATTCTTGACAAtagttaaaattacatttttcaatGTTCCCCCAAAATCAACAAATGTAAATTATACAGGTTTTAGTGAactgaaatgtattttataacatttataatTATGGGAATGAGATCTAGCCtcaatgtaatttaattttatcaTGCGATTAAGGTTGGGGAACAGGAATCAGAGTCGGTAAACTGGGACAAACAAATGTgtcacagtttgttttcttatgttaTGACCGAGCAGTTAGAACCATGTGCCAGTCATTATGCTAGACCCTCCCTCTTTCCCATGCACTTgtgacagaaacaaacaaagcataCAACAGCAAGCCCACTTCATGAGCACATGCAACAACTTCTCAGCTGTGGCAATCAACAGCAAGTAGTGTATAAAGTGCCATGTGACCGAAGCAAAGATGAGGATGTTTTCTAACTGAAAGGTCCAAGAAAGGTTTACTGAAGAGGATGCTATTTAAATGATGCTCTGAGGTCCAACCAAACAGTTGGGACCCCGGATGTGACAGGAAATACTTGGATATTCTAGAACTGACTCCATGTTAAAGACTTCAGTTCTGGCTCACGTGAACTGTCATCTGTCCTCTGCATGAATCTCTTCTCTATAATGTGAATTCTCTTCTGGGATGGCTCTAAATGATTTCAGAAAACTCTCCGAGTTTGTCTAGGAGTGTAAACATTTTAGACCCCAAACACTAGGCAGTCAGCTTTATGGTAAGTGTGCTTCCAGTGTGTAAAAGATGCCAGAAATGACAGCACATGCCTGCCACCCCCACACCGCAGGCCAAGGTAGAAGAAACctgagttctaagccagtctgCTCTTTCGCTACACAGGTTGAGGCCCCAGCTCAGATGTTAGGGGAGGAACAGGAGGAACCACTTGTTAATTTTCTCATGACCTATGTTGTTGACACTAAGGTCAAGCATCATTATTTCCATCCACGGGGAGGAGGAAAACCCCACAACACCCTTGAGACTTGTGAAATCTCCAAGTGTAAGCTCTAAAGTCTAAAGGCCTCTATTTAGAGCGAAGCATTCGGAAAATATGAGCGAAATGCTGAACATGCTCTCCTTTGACCTTTAAATCTACGGATTGCAATTTGCTCTTTGTATTCTTTCAATTACGGGTAAATGCAAGAGGCACAGCCAGCTCCCTGAAAGCACAACATTTCACCCTGTGTTCAGAAATAGCACTTATGTCTCAAGATAGGCTTGTCTTTCTCAAATGTAAACGATGTTCTAAGGTTTCTGTAGTGCTTTTGCTTTGACTGCTCATTAAAAGtcacacatataaacaacaaaaatgggcTCAGCTGGATATATCTATCTatttgtatacatgcacacacacacacacacacacaaggaataataatcaaagaaaaagaggctatcaattaAAAAGTGAATGGGTAATGAGGGTTTGGACAGAGGgggcttgggaaggattagagaaagaaaagggagaaaaaagtgatgcaattatattttaactaaaaatggAAGTTTTTTGAAGTTCAAAAATGACCTGTGTGGTAACTCTTACTAGAGGCAGATGCTGACTCTAAATATTGGAATTTGAGATGCTCAGAAAACAGCAGACAGGCCTTTGCTATGATAGGTCCATGTGTATCAGGTGCCTGCCAGGTATGTCAAGTCAGGACATTATATGTCTTCTATGCTTTCTCAGCTGACAATTCTTTCCTAATCAAGCAATGATGACAGAACTTTCTGTGGTGCTAGAAATGTCTTATGTCTGTGCTGGCCAATCCATAGCCACTGGCCACCTGTGCTGGTCATTGGCTCTGAAGCACCAACAGTATATTGAGAATCTGAAGATTTTATACTGTTAAACTTTTAAGTGTTAATAACCTTATATGGCTAATAGCAGAACGATCCTCAATGAATAGCACATCTGTAAATGCCAGGCTTATGGAAGTGACTTTGAAACTGGCACCATCCTAAGTTGATGTTAAAGGCAAAATGAAGAAACAATGGGTCCAGAAAATGTCCATGTGAAAATGAAGAGAACCACATCTTCTCCaacaatagagaaataaaaaaaaaatgtgtcttgcCAGTGTGATCAAGAAAGCAATGGCTAGAGAGACAACTCTAGAAACATTCTTGTAACTAAGGAACAAGGTTGTAACTAACAGGACTGAGGAGCATTTAGATCTGGCTCCATAAAGGTAACACAGGAAGGGTAGAGAAGATACTATCTTAAGAGGAAGGCCTTAGTATTGGCTGCTCTTATGAGACTCAAGATGGCCTGACAGATTCAACCCCCATCATCTAAGATAAAATGTTGAACAATTAGAAGGACCTGCTGTAGCCTGAGTACCAGCTAAGATTTCTGTATGATCACTTAGTATTCAGCATCAGCAGTAAAAAAAGCAGGGCTGAATTTGAGATTAATTTCAAGGGTTCCCAGTGCCTCCCCATAGGTCTCTAAACAGCAATGATAGGCACTTTTCTATTCTGTTGTAACCCTTGTGAATATAATAGCAAGCAGCAAATATCCATTGAATAAGTAGGTGAATAAATGAAttggggaaagagaaaactgggaaTAAATCATATGCTTCTCTTGTTAAAAAGTGATTTTTTGAAGTTTCATTGTCGTTCTCTCATGGTCACTTATGTGTGCCAATAAAATGCAAGCTGACCAtatcctgttttcttcctttcttctacaGGGCCCGCCAGGTTCCTGTCCTCATCAAAAAATATGGACCTTGCTGAAAGTCAAGATCTTGAACTCTGCTAAGACTACCATGATGCTTGACTAGCCTGTCTATTgaataaacacaaaaaataaataccttGTTCCCGAAGCTTTCTTCTCAAAGAATGGGTGAATACCTTGAGGACAGGGAACATGGGAAAGACCCAGACTAGACTAAGCTTCGCCAGGTAGTTCATTGTGCTTGTAAAACCAGACATTACAGATAATGACAATACACAGTTGAGCCAAACAAGCGTAATGAGTAGAGTTTGGATCAGAACGAAGACAGTATCCCATGCCATGCCCAGGAAGTATTCTGATAAGCAGATAGGGGGCTGGCTAACAAGGAAATGACTGTGAACGTTTTGTGTGGCTCACATTGCTTCTTTGTGAGCCACTATAACTTTTCAGGGTTACTCTCGTCCTGTGAGGAAACTTAGGAAAGAGTAAAGTTGCCTGACATCACACCACAGCAAACAGGCTGCAGGGCTGCTCTTTCAAATCGGGGCTGACGCTAAGGTCAGTGCTCCTGCCCTGAACCACAGTCACCTCGCATGGATTGTGCCTTGACTTTCTTCAGTAGGAATTCTCGGTAATATCCCCTTAAGATCTTCTGTGTCTATATTcaataatagtaaataaagtAGAAACAAGGAAGTGTTCCCAAGAGGGACATATC
This window harbors:
- the Spink1 gene encoding serine protease inhibitor Kazal-type 1 translates to MKVAIIFLSALVLLSLAGNTTANLVGKQANCNGATMGCPRNYDPVCGADGVTYANECSLCFENRARQVPVLIKKYGPC